One genomic segment of candidate division KSB1 bacterium includes these proteins:
- the mtaB gene encoding tRNA (N(6)-L-threonylcarbamoyladenosine(37)-C(2))-methylthiotransferase MtaB — protein MRRVAIYTLGCKLNQAEGSMLAEEFCRKGFRLVPFGAPADVVVINTCSVTQRTDACSRQAVRRAARELPQAFLVVTGCYAQLAPEQLAALPGVDVVLGAEAKFQLFDYLNGGRKRKEPLVRLAGPEHCFVAPCAGNATPRTRAFLKIQDGCDAGCSYCTVPLARGPARSAEVEDVLARATQLAERGHKELVLTGVHIGAYGRDLQPCTDLPALLDRLCSALPEVRFRLSSLECTEISGPLLQVIAGHRQVCRHFHVPLQSGSDAILASMRRPYSAGEFLDCLRNLRAAFPEASIGSDVIVGYPGEQDRDFRATVECVEKAPLTYLHVFRYSKRPHTAAAELGNEVPPPVAEQRAARLRALGAKKRMEFAASFVGRRLQVLFEREADGWAHGLSDNYLRVRVPKGTRDLRNVLAVVYVDALGEDCTLGGHLLDAQARATVLPARHWPISSARPAVVGARDEDD, from the coding sequence GTGCGCAGAGTAGCTATCTACACCCTGGGCTGCAAGCTCAATCAAGCCGAAGGTTCCATGTTGGCGGAGGAGTTCTGCCGTAAGGGCTTTCGACTCGTGCCCTTTGGCGCTCCCGCCGATGTGGTGGTGATCAACACCTGTAGCGTCACGCAGCGGACGGATGCATGCTCCCGCCAGGCAGTGCGACGCGCCGCCAGAGAGCTGCCTCAGGCGTTTCTCGTCGTAACGGGCTGCTATGCGCAACTTGCCCCTGAGCAGCTCGCGGCCCTGCCGGGTGTGGATGTGGTCTTGGGCGCCGAAGCGAAATTCCAGCTCTTTGATTACCTGAATGGGGGCCGCAAGCGCAAGGAGCCGCTGGTGCGTCTTGCAGGGCCAGAACATTGTTTCGTTGCCCCTTGTGCGGGGAATGCGACCCCACGCACGCGTGCCTTCCTGAAAATTCAGGACGGATGCGACGCCGGCTGCAGCTATTGCACCGTGCCGCTGGCGCGCGGGCCTGCACGTAGTGCCGAGGTGGAGGATGTGTTAGCAAGAGCAACTCAACTGGCCGAACGGGGCCACAAAGAGCTCGTCCTCACCGGCGTGCACATTGGCGCGTACGGGCGCGACCTGCAGCCGTGCACCGACTTGCCGGCACTGCTTGACCGTCTGTGCAGCGCGCTGCCCGAGGTCCGCTTCCGTCTCAGTTCACTGGAGTGCACGGAAATCAGTGGGCCCCTTCTGCAGGTCATCGCTGGGCACCGGCAGGTCTGTCGCCATTTTCACGTGCCGCTGCAAAGCGGCAGCGATGCGATCTTGGCCTCGATGCGACGGCCATATTCGGCCGGCGAATTCCTGGACTGCCTAAGGAACCTGCGCGCCGCCTTTCCGGAAGCGAGCATCGGCAGCGACGTAATTGTCGGCTACCCAGGGGAGCAGGATCGCGATTTCCGCGCCACGGTGGAATGCGTGGAGAAGGCTCCTTTGACTTACTTGCATGTGTTTCGCTATTCGAAGCGGCCGCACACTGCGGCGGCAGAGCTGGGTAATGAGGTACCCCCGCCCGTGGCCGAGCAGAGAGCGGCTCGTTTGCGCGCATTGGGGGCAAAGAAGCGAATGGAATTTGCCGCAAGCTTTGTGGGGCGCCGTTTGCAGGTGCTCTTCGAGCGCGAAGCAGATGGCTGGGCCCACGGATTGAGCGACAACTACTTGAGGGTTCGCGTTCCGAAGGGGACACGCGACCTGCGCAATGTGCTCGCAGTCGTCTATGTCGATGCGCTTGGAGAAGACTGCACCCTGGGGGGCCATCTTCTTGATGCCCAGGCCCGCGCTACGGTGTTGCCGGCGCGGCACTGGCCAATCAGCAGTGCACGGCCTGCGGTGGTTGGGGCGCGCGACGAGGATGATTGA